The nucleotide sequence acatataataaatatttgtatatcaTCTTTTTAGGAGTGCTTACCAATTCCTCATTTATGCCACAACACCACAAATGCAACAATGGCAACGATGCCCAATCCAATCCTGCAATCCAAAAACGCATAATGGCGACAAGCTCAACTTCGAATTTCACAAATGCTGGCAAAGCAGCTTCCAATCTAACCCGTGCTCTCcaaaatgtaatataatacCTTTATTACTCAATTTCTAgcatattttaatatttactcCATTTTTAGGTAATCCCCACATGCGTTTATCTTATGTCTCGGGTGGCGGTTCACATGGAGATCGAGGGCACATCGCAATGTCCATCGCAAGTGATGTTGGCAGCTGCCTTGGGATGTGAAGAGCTGGGTATATCCAACAAATTGCTGGCACAGAGTGTTTTCGGATTGTGGATGACAAGTGCTTTACTGGAAATGCAGCTGAAGGCCCATCACTGCCCCTATATAGTGCGAGTCGCGTGGCCGAGTTTGCTCCAGAAGTTCAGCAATAGCAGTCCCAGTGATCGAAAGTTTGACGAACCCATGATAGTCTTAAAGAGAAACGTTTTCTTTTCCAAACGAGATGAAGAGAAAATAAAGTATGGCTTTAGAATAGTTTACAAATTCAAAACTATATaaccaaataaaattttattatttaattttcagGGATCATCGAATCTTAGAGCTTCTTTATGAAGAGGCCAGAAATAATGTGCTGACTGGAAGATATATTATGGAGCCTGTGCATTCACTTATGCTGGGTGGTATTCAAGCTCGAATCGAACTCGGTCCCTACAATTCCCACACCCATACAATAGGATTCTTTCGGTAAGTCAaataaacttatatatttatttaagtattaactaactgtaatatttataattatttaattcaGGGAAAATCAAGCTAGGTTTTTGCCACCACACGTTGCCAAGAGCTCCACTTGGTTGTGGCTACCCATAAGTCAGAAGAATTCTGCGGAGGTCAAGCTTTTGGAACAGTTCAAACGGGTCCCCCAAACAGCCACCACCCGAAAGTTAATGAGAAAATACCTGGAGTTTTGCTGGGCACTGCCATTCTATGGGTATGTTAATTggtattttaatatattttagaaaatcttaatttttgaatatatCATCCTAGCGCCGCATATTTCCATGGACAAATAGAACAACCTGTTAGGGGAATTATGGCATTGGTCAACCAAAAGGATATGGAGGTTTTAGTGGCAGTTAATGAAAGGGGAGTTTTTATAATAGATCCGTACGAATGTGTaagttttataaatatttgtctAACACTTTTAAGCCGCTTTTAACGATTTAACCACATTTTTGCTTTAGACTCTCTTGCTGGGATTGCGATACGAGGATTTGTCTTGGGATTACGCAAAGCCAAGTGCAAGTGATGATCCCGAATGCCTCACTTGTATATTCTTGCAGGTATTTGAGAATTTCCTAGTAATGAAAACAAGTATATAgaattatttgtttttcagtTTGATGCTGTCGAGAACGGAATACAAGTATCAAAACTGatgcaaatattttcaaagcaAGCTGCCATGATAGACGCACTTATATCACATTTTACGGAtcaaataagaaataaaaaacaagaggGTAACACTCAAGAACCTTTTCACGATGGTAAggcatttaatattaatgtaaAATTATTATCCTTAAATAAACTTTAGTCTTTTCCTAGTAATGTTATACTAATAGTGTAAGAAAATAATCTAATAAATATTACCTTATTTCAGAGCCAAATCCTATTCAAAATAATGGAAATGGAGTTCTATGCAATAAGCTGTCTCGATTAACTTTGGCTACCTTCGATGAAGAGGGAGGTCGTTGCATTGGGCAAATGGGATCATTATCTATAAGCTATTAACATTTGTTACTAACGATAAAGTAAATTTAAGTTAAGGGGTGTTAAATAAAAGTTCACGCATATATTCACGATTGTTGATAAATTCCCATAAATATACTCAAAAATTTTTAGCAAACTGAATCCACATACTCACAGACATCTACATAATGCATTGcaataaaattaattgttTTCTAATTTTACTGAAACGCAATATCAGTGATCGTTATTCGAATTTTGATGACCAGTACAATAAGTTAAAGATTTACATTTAATTACCTATTGTTTCTCAAAAGGCACTTGAATGGCAGCCGAAGATACTAAAATCCGCACGCATCCCTTTATTGCTCAAATTTTGGATATTTAATCATGATgtgttgtttgtttttaaagaATGGTTAATTTTTATTGCACACCTCAATCGAAACGCCAATCACAATTGTTCAAATTGAATTGTTTACAAATAATGCAAGTAATTACCAAATATTGCCCCCGAATAGTTATCTCTTTTTATTTACCATTAAGGTAAGGCATGTAGTATATATTAAGATATTTACATATATGGGTATGTGCATTTGACGTATGCGTTCAGAATTAGTTTAATAAGCCTTCGACTGAAACAAATTATGtatataataacaataaaatgtATGTACAAAATGTAAGGGCTAACTGCCAACATAGgttatgtatatatttaaatttgtatgtatgtataaattgagacttaaaataaataccgTTTCCTCATATTTATACAGCAAGTATTTACAAAATTACAGACATTTTGTTTTCGTATTTAAATTTCACTGTTAAGAGAAgttaattttcatttttgtttaatgCATCAAACatagttttttaaaaagaaattttattaatttattaaaccACCAAGCTTTTATTATAATGATTGCAATTTAATAAGCTGCAGTATAcgtttatttattgattttagtttCAACGTACATTTTTGTGACAAATAAAAgtgaaataaaaattgtttaatgaTAAATAATGATATAGTTATAATATACAGCAACACGGAAATTAATCAATACATGTAGGTGTAATCTAATAAATTATAGTTAAtagaaaatttatttaaatatgtgtAAATCAAACATAAATACTAAAGGCTACTTACTTTCTAAAATGTGTCTTTTAATAACacaataaaaaaagtattaaaaaaaaaggaatgtGTAATTTTTTCTTCCCGtaacatatacatatataaatttatgtatGATGGTGAGTAAAATATGATAGAAAACCTTTTTAATAATAAGAAGAATATCATTTTATTGAGTTTTTAATTGATGCTCATGTTCAAGGTCCAATGCGCCAAAAAGTAGGCAACGAGTTGGCACGTATTTTCGCGCTCAGAATTTCTGTTGAATTTTTTTATGGATCTTTCATAGGTTGATTAGGTAGTCACGGTAGGTAAATTGcaaaattgtttttgtaatAAGACGTATGACGTATGtaagtatttaaatattttagtaatTTTAAACGTTGctttaaacatattttaaaactttaaatatatttcattcTCTTGAAGCTGGAAgcttttttttagttttttcaaTAGCAAAGATAAGTTGACTACGGAAATGCattcataattaaaataaCTTGAATGTAGTTCCTAATGCCGgataatcttaaaaatattttcgtaTTCATTTGTACATAGcttaacaacaaaatcaaggATGTTTTAGGGATATTGGCATCCAAAAATGTGTACTTCTGTTTTAGCGATTACATTAATTTAACAAAGTGTGTTATTTTCTTGGGTTCCTTTTATGAGAgtttgaaataaataaaatatggaTGAAAGTGGAATAAATAATGATAGGAAACCGTATACCACAGCTAATGTCATGGACCACCGTTGATATTTTTAGGGATATTCAAATTTGTAGTATTTTGATTATTTACGAAAACGTGTTTGGTGCGTATTTTTCTTGTACTATAATTTGATAAGGGTGAAAGTGgatgaaataaaaacataataaaCAAGGTACAAAAAGTACCATCGAAGTTAGTGCAAATACACAGATGGTCAGTGCAAATAATCCAGAGTGAAATTGTGTTATTCTTTGGAAGATTCGCGACCCAAAAGTGCATCCAGGTCCACGTCCGTATCAGATCCGCTCACGCACATGCGGATGTGGATGCGAATGTAGATGCGAGTGCGAGAAGGTTGGCCAAACACACTCTCGCAGCGGAGAATGTTTATGGGAGGTAAATAACTGGTTTTTATATAAACACAGGAGCACAATCACAatcacactcacacacacacacacactgccACGTGCAGGAGACAATTTGGAAATGTGCATCCACATCAAAAGCCACATCCACATCTATACAATATATCCGCGAAGAGGGTGGCGGAAGGGGACGAAAGAGGATGACCAGGACAATGTTAAGAGAGTCCATATCCCGCAGAGCGCATCGAATTTCGGGAGAGAGCAGGCGCGAGCGGGACATGAGTAACAAGTTGTTgcgctggtggtggtggtggggtAAGAGTAAGAGAAAGGAGAGAGTGGCGCCTCTCGTTCTCCATTGGTCGTTGGTCGAATCAAACTGTCCGCCGTTCTCTTCGCCGCAAAATCATCATCGGCTCAGCTCGGCGGTCGCCTTTCGCAGTTCGCCGTTCGCCGCTCGCCGTTCGCCTTTCGCGGAATCGGATTCACAATCACATCCTTCTGCGAGTTCGAGGAGTGCACACCGGTGGTCGCATtcgcagtcgcagtcgcaATCGGAATCTTATTCGCATCCGCCAAAGTCCGCGCTTCAGATCGAAATCGTAGAGCCCACCATGGATATCTCCGCCTACCAGCACATGAACATCCGGATGAGCACGCGCGGCAAGCGTCCGCTGCGTAACCTCACGCCCAACGATAAGGTGCGCGCCATACAGCGCATCCATAATGGCGAGACGAAGGCCAGTGTTTCCCGTGATATAGGGGTTCCAGAGTCCACGCTGCGAGGATGGTGCAAGAACGAGCAGAAGCTGCGCTTCATGTGCCGCCAGCTGGGTCCCGATCACCTGGGTCTGGACACGCCCCCAGAGAAGCGCGCCAAGTTCGAGCTGCAGCTCCAGCTGCCCCCCAAATTCGTGGCTTTGCCTCCGAATTACGAGGAGCTGGGCTTTGGGGCACTGCCCTACTCCCCGGCCGATTATCCTGGGCAGGGTGAGTCGCTGCTGGAGAAGCTAAGCCTGGTGGAATTTGTCAAAAAGACAGGCGGTTTGCATCCGGAGCAAGTGCATCCAAGTCAGTCGGCTGGAGTTATGGACTACTCCAACAACATGCTGCATCAGCTGAATCTCCTGGCCCTGCTCAACTCCAAACTTACCCCTCCTCAGACTGCCGAAATGGATGCACCCAAGACGGAGGACAACAACAAGGTGGTTGATTCATCCGCTGCCTCCGAGGAttacagcaaaaacaattatcCCCTGCTGAGTGTCAAGAACTGGGCCAAGGATCCGGCCAAGCGGATGAACCTAACTAATCAGCCAGAGCAGGTCAACGATAAGAACAATAATGCTCTGGAGGGCAATCCTCCAGCTGCGGAGCAGGTTAAGACTGCCATGTTTCCGGACACCGCCATACCCCTACTGCCAGCACCCTTCCCGAATCCTGCGGATCTAGCGCCTGTGATAGCACCAGTGACTCCGgccagtgccacgcccacagccacgcccacgcccatTACCGCTGGCGGAGGAGCCGATGGCCAGGGGGCGGCTCTGCTGGATTGGTGCAAGCTCTTCAATGCCAGCTTGAACTTCCTGGCCTTCGCAGCGGCCGCAGCTTCCATGCAACCCGGCggaggcggcggcggaggAAGTGCACCCAACAGTCACTACAATCCCAACCAGATGGTGAACGGCGGTTCAGAACCCGATCTCGACATACCCACATATCCCTTCAACGAAGCGCTGATGAAGCGCCTGAGTCCCTTGGCCCACAGTGAGGCCTCCAACGAAAGCTACTGCGACAGCGAGCCGGAGGATCTGTCCGTGCGATCCTGCGCCTCCAAGGCCTCCAGCAGATCCCACACCCCCGACAAGAGCATCGGGTCCAGCGATGCCGAGCAGTAGACACAATAGCTCTATAGTTCTATAGCTCTATAGCTCTATagtttctagttctagttctAGTGTAAATACctccatttttattgttaaaTAGCCACCTTAAGTATTTATGAAACAACACGAATCATTTCGCAATGCAAATGCCATTTGTACTTATCAATTAATGTATTAATATAACTGCAACAGGTATTAATAGTTCAGCATACTATAATAGCTAGTTATAACTAGGAATATCGACTGTGTGACTCTAATTGTTTGAAAACCAAATTCAATTCATCTACACTTAATATAACAAATACTAATTGTTTTAAGTAGCTTAATTATTTGGCACGTTCGCCAGCCATTCCAATCGATTTGTTTTCGTACTGCTGTAATCTCCGTAACTCTTAATAAGCATATAAACTAATTACTAATGAAacgaataaatatttattaacaaaacaaaataaaattaaagtgTGAATCTCTCAAGATTAAAAGAAGgcatttctttatttaatgGGTATTTCGTTTTAACTCTTTGAAATGGGAAAGTTTTGCACACTGCAAAAACACCAATGGAAGAGTTCCAAAAATTTTGGTAGTATTCAACTTTTTAACGATATTTTTACTATTTTCTAACGGATTATTTGATTCAAAGcttacaaaatttattttttacgCTTGCAATCTACTCTTTAGTAATcgtaatgcagataagaaggAGTAGTAATACTTTAACCCTTTACCAAAAAGGTTTAGTAGTAAAAACTCACATGGAGACATTTCCTGGAGAGTTCTTTCACCAAAATCTCAAGAACTAAGTTATTCTCTTTTCATTACACCATTGAAAAGGAAAGACAACCCATTCCCTATCGTTATTTGTATTGTTTGGATTTCCCTAGcaatattttgattttaaaataactcACAGATAGGatctgaaaaaaaatattctaaaaaataaataaattttcaaaaaaatttaatggtTTTTATCGGGGACATTtaaacaaactttttttttaacaaattaaaaatacattgtTTTATTACAATGTAACTGAAAATTAAGTTGGGTAATTAATAAGTGAGTATAGAAAAGTTTCAGTGTAACAACAGTATGTTGAGGGTGTAAATGTATCGAAATGAATCTTGAGCTCTAAAGTATATTCGTATATTATAGTGTTCGTTCTAGATGGGATTCAACATTTTcggtaatattttatttgcttatttttGTATAGATCAACATAAAAAGTAAAACTAGTGTGAAATATTTGCATATTCTAGTTTTAGTTAGTTTAgttttagtttagttttttatttgcatatttggTATTTAATTATGTGTTAAGAATCTTGTAAAATAACAATAcagttatattttaaattgcattAAAGTAGTATGGTTAAGACATATTCATATCCAAGATGGGCATTATAGGGTTCTGGAGAGAAGCCACCAGAGAGGAACCCGCGATCATTGTTATGGATGGATGTCAGCAGTTCGATCTGGAGTCCTGCCATGAGGGCTACGCGTTAATGAGTCTCGTTTTCCGCTCCCCTCCGTGGCGACGGTTTGGAAAGCCTTTTTTAGAGGCATCGGTCAAGCCGAACACGAAAAAATGGCACCATCTCCAGGAGCACCAGAAACtaaaaacagaaacagaaactgaAGCGGCAACCGCCACGGCAGCGGCATGAAGACGAATTATTGGCTCGCCttttggaaaaattaaatatcgcGTGTTGGTAATTTCCG is from Drosophila suzukii chromosome 3, CBGP_Dsuzu_IsoJpt1.0, whole genome shotgun sequence and encodes:
- the Bili gene encoding uncharacterized protein Bili, with amino-acid sequence MEPNHYYCRSAMQQNSSTSIPQHSSNKLNYGLNMNAGQDYVTCSSGQPQSGYNSKDLVPRNGNNKSLGGNGNMGSPYGGSVCSNSGQCAKNTANPGNYINIMTVPLGTLQYNRKKLSTQDYESHLYYNTTDVKCRDDYYLANNAAAAIPQHQAHQPQQQHMHQQQHQHQQHQQQQQQQQQHQQHQQHQQHQQHQQHQQHQQHQQHQQHQQHQQHQQHQQHLHQQQQQANYLHIQQSLQHNHQLNHPEPIHQLPQLQSSVADPPDAFDNCAIFPNAGGSSSGGGRVAATQTHQNSSSVVTCDQQVPVSLGSVNMPVPPIMYTVHRVVTTAQIQTAVGSTFASSASVSSVVSTGQNEGDCLSPAQVSSAMAASGNAPCLGGLSDMGANMMNNASALCPLSDLRSPSGVLTNSSFMPQHHKCNNGNDAQSNPAIQKRIMATSSTSNFTNAGKAASNLTRALQNVIPTCVYLMSRVAVHMEIEGTSQCPSQVMLAAALGCEELGISNKLLAQSVFGLWMTSALLEMQLKAHHCPYIVRVAWPSLLQKFSNSSPSDRKFDEPMIVLKRNVFFSKRDEEKIKDHRILELLYEEARNNVLTGRYIMEPVHSLMLGGIQARIELGPYNSHTHTIGFFRENQARFLPPHVAKSSTWLWLPISQKNSAEVKLLEQFKRVPQTATTRKLMRKYLEFCWALPFYGAAYFHGQIEQPVRGIMALVNQKDMEVLVAVNERGVFIIDPYECTLLLGLRYEDLSWDYAKPSASDDPECLTCIFLQFDAVENGIQVSKLMQIFSKQAAMIDALISHFTDQIRNKKQEGNTQEPFHDEPNPIQNNGNGVLCNKLSRLTLATFDEEGGRCIGQMGSLSISY
- the danr gene encoding protein distal antenna-related yields the protein MDISAYQHMNIRMSTRGKRPLRNLTPNDKVRAIQRIHNGETKASVSRDIGVPESTLRGWCKNEQKLRFMCRQLGPDHLGLDTPPEKRAKFELQLQLPPKFVALPPNYEELGFGALPYSPADYPGQGESLLEKLSLVEFVKKTGGLHPEQVHPSQSAGVMDYSNNMLHQLNLLALLNSKLTPPQTAEMDAPKTEDNNKVVDSSAASEDYSKNNYPLLSVKNWAKDPAKRMNLTNQPEQVNDKNNNALEGNPPAAEQVKTAMFPDTAIPLLPAPFPNPADLAPVIAPVTPASATPTATPTPITAGGGADGQGAALLDWCKLFNASLNFLAFAAAAASMQPGGGGGGGSAPNSHYNPNQMVNGGSEPDLDIPTYPFNEALMKRLSPLAHSEASNESYCDSEPEDLSVRSCASKASSRSHTPDKSIGSSDAEQ